A genome region from Megalobrama amblycephala isolate DHTTF-2021 linkage group LG16, ASM1881202v1, whole genome shotgun sequence includes the following:
- the LOC125249656 gene encoding olfactory receptor 1468-like isoform X1 — protein sequence MGNIERENMMQPPLENVSSVLVFTLSGLNETLENRFVFFSLTALFYPLMVLCNVVVIFTIISQKTLHEPMYVFICNLCINALYGTAGFYPKFMYDLLSENHIISYVGCMIQIFVIYSFAFCEISTLTVMAYDRYVAICRPLEYHSIMTNQRVLECILFCWLLPCFCMFVLIVLTARLTLCGSTIEKLYCEIWAVAKLSCFSTTVNNVFGYIAIFVCFGHAVLIYCSYIQLIRKCLKSIEVRQKFMQTCMPHLLSLFNVVIALFFDVLYSRYGSKNVPQGVRNFMAMEFLLLPPILNPFIYGLNLTTIRQEVLRLFFRKRVRISE from the exons ATGGGAAACATAGAAAGAGAGAACATG ATGCAGCCACCGCTGGAGAATGTGTCCAGTGTCTTAGTATTTACACTCTCTGGACTTAATGAAACACTTGAAAAcagatttgtgtttttttccctcACTGCACTGTTTTATCCCCTAATGGTGTTATGCAATGTAGTTGTAATTTTCACTATAATCTCACAAAAGACACTTCATGAGCcaatgtatgtttttatatgtaatttgtGCATAAATGCACTTTATGGCACTGCTGGATTCTACCCTAAATTCATGTATGATTTGTTATCAGAGAATCACATTATTTCTTATGTTGGATGTATGATTCAGATatttgtcatttattcatttgccTTTTGTGAAATTTCAACATTAACAGTGATGGCATATGACAGATATGTGGCAATATGTAGACCACTGGAGTATCATTCAataatgaccaatcagagggtTCTTGAATGTATCCTTTTCTGCTGGCTGCTTccatgtttttgtatgtttgttttaattgtattaacAGCTAGACTCACTTTATGTGGCTCTACCATTGAAAAGTTATATTGTGAGATTTGGGCAGTTGCAAAACTGTCGTGTTTTTCTACAACAGTAAATAATGTGTTTGGGTACATTGCTATTTTTGTATGCTTTGGACATGCAGTATTGATATATTGCTCATATATTCAGTTGATTAGAAAGTGCCTAAAGTCAATAGAGGTCAGGCAAAAATTCATGCAAACATGTATGCCACATCTGCTTTCATTGTTCAATGTGGTTATTGCATTGTTTTTTGATGTACTGTACAGTCGTTATGGCTCAAAGAATGTGCCTCAAGGTGTGCGTAATTTCATGGCCATGGAATTCCTTCTTTTACCACCCATTTTGAACCCATTTATTTATGGACTAAATCTGACAACAATACGGCAGGAAGTTTTGAGGCTTTTTTTCAGGAAACGAGTGAGAATATCTGAGtaa
- the LOC125249656 gene encoding olfactory receptor 1468-like isoform X2, which yields MQPPLENVSSVLVFTLSGLNETLENRFVFFSLTALFYPLMVLCNVVVIFTIISQKTLHEPMYVFICNLCINALYGTAGFYPKFMYDLLSENHIISYVGCMIQIFVIYSFAFCEISTLTVMAYDRYVAICRPLEYHSIMTNQRVLECILFCWLLPCFCMFVLIVLTARLTLCGSTIEKLYCEIWAVAKLSCFSTTVNNVFGYIAIFVCFGHAVLIYCSYIQLIRKCLKSIEVRQKFMQTCMPHLLSLFNVVIALFFDVLYSRYGSKNVPQGVRNFMAMEFLLLPPILNPFIYGLNLTTIRQEVLRLFFRKRVRISE from the coding sequence ATGCAGCCACCGCTGGAGAATGTGTCCAGTGTCTTAGTATTTACACTCTCTGGACTTAATGAAACACTTGAAAAcagatttgtgtttttttccctcACTGCACTGTTTTATCCCCTAATGGTGTTATGCAATGTAGTTGTAATTTTCACTATAATCTCACAAAAGACACTTCATGAGCcaatgtatgtttttatatgtaatttgtGCATAAATGCACTTTATGGCACTGCTGGATTCTACCCTAAATTCATGTATGATTTGTTATCAGAGAATCACATTATTTCTTATGTTGGATGTATGATTCAGATatttgtcatttattcatttgccTTTTGTGAAATTTCAACATTAACAGTGATGGCATATGACAGATATGTGGCAATATGTAGACCACTGGAGTATCATTCAataatgaccaatcagagggtTCTTGAATGTATCCTTTTCTGCTGGCTGCTTccatgtttttgtatgtttgttttaattgtattaacAGCTAGACTCACTTTATGTGGCTCTACCATTGAAAAGTTATATTGTGAGATTTGGGCAGTTGCAAAACTGTCGTGTTTTTCTACAACAGTAAATAATGTGTTTGGGTACATTGCTATTTTTGTATGCTTTGGACATGCAGTATTGATATATTGCTCATATATTCAGTTGATTAGAAAGTGCCTAAAGTCAATAGAGGTCAGGCAAAAATTCATGCAAACATGTATGCCACATCTGCTTTCATTGTTCAATGTGGTTATTGCATTGTTTTTTGATGTACTGTACAGTCGTTATGGCTCAAAGAATGTGCCTCAAGGTGTGCGTAATTTCATGGCCATGGAATTCCTTCTTTTACCACCCATTTTGAACCCATTTATTTATGGACTAAATCTGACAACAATACGGCAGGAAGTTTTGAGGCTTTTTTTCAGGAAACGAGTGAGAATATCTGAGtaa